The genomic DNA CACGTAGTAAATGGCTATGACAAATCTGAAATCAAGCGCCTGGTTTATTCCCTTGAAAGCCGGAGCAACCATCCGATCGCCAAATCATTAACCCGTGAACTTTCGGGTGAACAAGCCATCTCGTTTGAAGAAGTAAAAGAGACCAGGGGCGGTGGTATGTCCGGAACGCTGCCGGATGGAACGGTATACAAACTTGGATCGCCCGATTTTGTTCATGTGGAAGATTTCGACAGGTCATCAAACATTACGGTGCTCCTTGCAAAAAATGAAAAACTGATGGCCACGATTCAGATTGAGGACGAAATAAAAGATCATGTTTCCCGGTCGATCGGTGATTTGCAAGCAATGGGAATCCATACCATCATGTTAAGCGGGGATCACCGTGAGAAAGCAGAAAGTGTGGCTGCCCGGTGCGGCATACAGGAAGTCTATGCAGAGCAACAGCCGGAAGAAAAACTCAACACCATCACCAGATTATCAAAAGAGAAACCCACGGCCATGGTGGGAGACGGTGTAAATGATGCCCCTGCCCTGGCCAGGGCTTCCGTGGGAATTTCAATCGGGAATGCCACACAAGCAGCCATACAGGCAGCACAAGTGGTTCTTCTGAGCGAAAAGGATCTTCAGCAATTGGTCACTGCATGCCGGGTAAGTCGCCACACACTAAAGACTATCAAACAAAATTTATTCTGGGCTTTCTTTTATAATGTACTTGCCATTCCGGTAGCTGCGGTTGGTTTACTAAACCCTATGATCGCTGCACTGACCATGGCCTTTTCCGATGTCATTGTGATCGGTAATTCCATCAGGCTTAAAACGAAAAACATCCAGCACTGAAGCCACTGAGGTCCACACTTCTTAATATGTCAGCCGCGGCTGCCGTTGTATGGATCCTATTCATGTGGTTCATGCCTGACTCCGGTTATGACAAGTACTTTACCCTCAGCTGGGCACATACCATCATCGAAAAAGGGGTGGGGCACATTTATGACAATCCCGAAGTCAACTACCCGCCTCTCATCCTATACCTGATCAAATTCTTCACGCTTTTCTTTCCCGGTAAAGAAAATCTGAACATGACCTCCATTAACCAATTCAAAGGACTGGTCTACCTTTTTGACCTGGGCATGCTCATTCTCTTATTTCACTGGAGCAAGATGACCCTGAAAAATTGGCGGACCATTCTGATGATCTGGCTGAACCCTGCCCTTTGGTACAACACTGTGATCTGGGGCCAATATGACGCCATTCCTGTTTTCTTCATATGCCTCGCAAGCTGGCTCGCATGGAAAGGTTCGATTATACCAGCCTCCCTGGCATGGACATTGGCATTGAATGCAAAACTGCAATCGATCATATTTCTACCGCCATTGATATTATTCATTTGGCTTTATCACAAACCCAAGGGCCGTCACTGGCTGTTCACAGCTCTGTCGGTTGCCGTGCTTCAATTGCTGTTATGGATGCCCTTCTTTCTCGCGGGTACATGGCAGGAAGCCATCCTCGCTCCCTGGCAACGTAGTATTGACTTTTATCACAGTGCATCCCTTCATGCATATAACATCTGGTACCTGACTTTACCGGATGATCCTTATCAAACCAGCGACACCCTTCATTTTGCAGGAATGACATTGCGGAATTGGGGATTGCTTTTTTTCGCCGGCTTATCTGCGTGTCTGTTATGGCCCATGATAAGGAAACGAGTGAAGGATCCAATCGACAAAGAACCGGCTCCGGAAACCTTATTATTAACGATGGCACTCATCGGCTTTGTTTTCTTCTTCTTCAATACCCAGATGCATGAACGTTACATCCAGGCCTCGATGTGGTTGTTATCGGGTTATGTATTGTTTACAAGAAAATACGTTGCCTGGTTGTTGCTGTCATTGGCCTGTCTGCTGAACCTCGAAGGGGTCATGCACTATATGCACTATTGGAATGTGCACCGGTTTCATTTTGATACAGACGTCCGCGCCTGGTGGATTTTTCATCCCACCCTCATAGCCATTCTTTATCTTTTGGCGGGAGTGATTATGTTTACATCATGGTTTCGGACCGTATACCCTGATCAAAAATGAAGCGACCGGATGAGGTAAGTGCACTGCAAATTCACCAGGTAATCCGCTATGGAACACTCCTTGGCATCGGGGTAACGCTGGCAAGGAGTGGCATGCCTGTTGGAGATATCGGACGGTTTGAATTGATCCTGTTTGCAGTGGCCGCTACCAGCTACTTTTGGGTGGGAGGACTTCACCAGGGGCTGATGGCCGGAACCGGTAAAATGCCATCTACCCGTTCAAAAGTACCCGGGATTGCACATGCATTCATATGGTCGCAGATTATGGCCGTCATATCGGGATTGGCAGCGGTGGTATATCTCCGTATTCATAATGAGGAGCCACAGCTTATCACCCTGGCCTTTCTGTATACGTGTCTCATGCTACCATCTTACCTGGGTGAGTATATATACTTCATCAAAAAAAACACCCGGGGACTTCTCCGTCTTAGTGTGTTTTCGCATGCTCTATTGTGGTTGATGGTCGCTTACCCTGCTATGAATGCACACAGAATTGATTGGTGCATTCAAGGTCTTTTACTGGCTGCAGGGTTCAGGTTTGTGTGGGTTGGTATTCTGGTGTTGCGGGAAATTGAGTGGACCGGAATCAGCAAAGGCATGATAACCATCGCGCGGGCTGCATGGCCACTGGCACTTGCCGCATTGGTATCCGGCTCCGCAGAATATATTGATGGGCTGGTGATATCCGGTTATTTCGGAGACGGGGAATTTGCCCTGTTCCGCTATGGAGCGCGTGAGTTCCCCCTTGCGGTGTTGCTGGCTACAGGTCTGAGTCATGCCATGGTTGCGAGAATAGCAGCGGATGACAACCCCGATCGTTTGTCGGAACTGCGAGAACGATCATCCCGCCTTATCAACAGGATCATGCCGGTTGCGATCATTCTGATGATCACCAGTCAATGGCTTTACCCTCTGGTATTCGGGGATCGATTCGTGAAGAGCGCATTGATCTTTAATATATACCTGTTGCTTGTGATCCCCAGACTGGTATTTCCGCAAACAGTGATCATCGGCAAGGGCCTGCAACGTGTTATTCCAAAACTGGCAGTGATTGAGGTAATCACCAACGTAGTGGTGAGCCTGGTGCTTGTTTATTTCATGGATATGCCGGGTGTTGCCGTAGGAACCGTGGTGGCGTTCTCACTTGAGAAATGGCTACTGATCCGGTACAACCGGAAGAATCTGGGCATACCGGCAGAAGACTATATCCCGGTCAGAAGACTCATCACATGGTCCCTTGCGCTGGCCGCAGCCTTGTTTTTTTCATTGTGTATATGACAAGTTTTAGCGGCATCCTCATGCAATGATGCACGGTGGTTTTCACTCTGTAAAAAATTTCCTGGATTTCTTGGATCAACAGTTGCCAGTTCATATGTTTGTTTAGGCATTACACAAACTTTTTCTTAATTAACCCTAACGCTATGAAAACACAGCTACTCGTTGTGTTGGGCCTGTGCAGTATTGCAGGCATGGCTCAGCACCAGCAACAACAAACTTCGAAGGCAGTCAGCCGGGAAGCATTGGTAGAACAGGATGCAGGGAATGAGCACAATGCGATTCCCTTCCGGAAATCACCAAACAACAATTCGGTAAATTCGTCCATATCCGTTATTGATATCGGCAATGCGGGGAATGCTTACACTTGCGGATTCGGAGGCAAGACCTACCTGTGGTATGAACCCGGCATCAATTCCCTTACTTTTTCACACCGTGCCGATCCGGCGGTAACGCCTTCGGCTCCCGGTTCAGGTTATATTTTATTCGACATGTCTCAGGACGGCGGTGTAACATGGAGCAACAACCTGGGCAACCTGTATGATCCCACCTTGCATTCCCCATTATCAAATAACGCCCGGTATCCTCAGAGTGCGATCTATAATCCATCCGGCAATACAGACCCCGGCAATGCTTACCTTGTCTATTGCGTACCTACGCTTACCACCACCAACGGTGGTTCATGGGGCGGCATCGGGTATGGTGTTCAATCTTTGGATACGACTCAAACCGCCACCCAGCATGAAGATTCTACAGCGGCGCCATATTATCATGGAATACCTGATGGATTTCATGCGGTTGCCAACGGCGGACCACTTTTCAGCATTGCGCACTCCAGTGACTTCAGCAACACCACCAATCCGTACACAGGCAATTTGAACCTGCTGAAGTTTACGTTCAACACCGGAACCTCGGATGTAGATCTGACCCGCAGTTCACTTCCTCACACGGTTAGCGTGGGTCTGGATACAGCAAATATTCTACCCGTTGAGACCAAAATCGCCTTTGCACCCAACGGTACAACCGGTTGGATATCCATTATCGGACATACCAGTTTCACCCTGGAATCGGATTCCGCTTACTATCTTACTTTTTACAAGACCACGGATGGTGGTGCGACATGGGGCAGCGCCATTGATGTGCCCATCTCAACCCTGCCAA from Flavobacteriales bacterium includes the following:
- a CDS encoding T9SS type A sorting domain-containing protein, translated to MKTQLLVVLGLCSIAGMAQHQQQQTSKAVSREALVEQDAGNEHNAIPFRKSPNNNSVNSSISVIDIGNAGNAYTCGFGGKTYLWYEPGINSLTFSHRADPAVTPSAPGSGYILFDMSQDGGVTWSNNLGNLYDPTLHSPLSNNARYPQSAIYNPSGNTDPGNAYLVYCVPTLTTTNGGSWGGIGYGVQSLDTTQTATQHEDSTAAPYYHGIPDGFHAVANGGPLFSIAHSSDFSNTTNPYTGNLNLLKFTFNTGTSDVDLTRSSLPHTVSVGLDTANILPVETKIAFAPNGTTGWISIIGHTSFTLESDSAYYLTFYKTTDGGATWGSAIDVPISTLPNIDDSLGTGLTKFTTAFEHDIAVDKNGNPHVFVAVGGSNNSWSILNGPGFWGLFDITTNDGGTTWMANLVAKPQTFRGNFGQGSNAIAEDSRPHIATTADGSKLFYVWFDTDTLTFGSGVENLFPDVNMRGYDIDNDLWTAPRPHPVYGTPSYNFTAGSSADGSVTFGNVSYYVIESAGTYCVPVSYQYVPDIADLLAPTQMKYIDGLCFSDSDFTNSIEDKQNNVFALGNSYPNPFTENTTLPLELMQSTKVSLSITNMMGQVVRVQEIGKLPAGSHGINVSRGELTNGIYFCNIQAGGFVVTRKLVVQ